One Siniperca chuatsi isolate FFG_IHB_CAS linkage group LG5, ASM2008510v1, whole genome shotgun sequence DNA window includes the following coding sequences:
- the LOC122875834 gene encoding long-chain-fatty-acid--CoA ligase ACSBG2-like isoform X2: MNSKYKMSVQEYWIKSNGVAVMDGNTESIPAQKTLSDSTNLKTHSTLILNGEATTAELSATSASENQETHPSSNTEAPAKPARSPEPEGATEGLSPEPKAVPLSTANATTTLAPADQLWSTSREKAVRLRMEGSGPASETPITIHQAFLDTLETYADHPALASKKEDQWVTVTWRQYYEQCRAAAKSFLKLGLERYHGVGILGFNSPEWFISDVGCIFAGGLATGIYATNSPEACQYVAANCEANILVVEDQKQLNKILQVKDQLPHLKAIVQYKGELQQKAPFLYTWAEFMKLGEDVPEEQLNAVIDSLRANECCTLIYTSGTTGKPKGVMLSHDNLIWTSRRAATVLNIYYGEEVVVSYLPLSHVAAQMFDMWMCVCFAVTTYFAEPDALKGSLVNTLKEARPTCFLGVPRVWEKMQEKMKATGAKASPMRRSVAAWAKSIGLQYNYSVMNGENLVPWGFMLANNLVFKKVRAALGLDRCKYCFTGAAPITKETLEFFMSLNIPLLELYGMSESSGPHSVPCNNEYRITSCGKVMPGCKTKLENPDKDGSGEICFWGRHVFMGYLNSPDKTVEALDEDGWLHSGDLGRHDQHDFLYITGRIKELIITAGGENIPPVPIEDAVKSEVPIISNAMLLGDKLKFLSMLLTLKCVTDDNGEPTDELSPEALAFCQQHSVTAAKVSEIIANKEPAIYKAIQEGMERVNTRATSNAQKIQKWVILERDFSVGGGELGPTMKLRRPIVVKMYQEKINEIYAVATGKQ; the protein is encoded by the exons ATGAACAG CAAATACAAGATGAGTGTCCAAGAATACTGGATTAAGAGCAATGGTGTTGCAGTCATGGATGGTAATACTGAGAG CATCCCTGCTCAAAAGACTCTGTCAGACTCCACAAACTTAAAGACCCACTCCACTCTCATCCTCAACGGAGAGGCCACCACAGCTGAGCTCAGTGCAACATCAGCTTCAGAGAACCAGGAGACTCATCCCTCCAGTAACACCGAGGCACCGGCCAAACCTGCCAGATCCCCTGAGCCGGAGGGAGCTACTGAAGGACTTTCACCAG AGCCCAAGGCAGTTCCCCTGTCGACTGCGAATGCAACAACAACTCTGGCCCCAGCTGACCAGCTATGGAGCACCAGCAGAGAGAAGGCAGTCAGGCTGAGAATGGAGGGCTCAGGCCCGGCTTCAGAGACTCCCATCACCATCCATCAGGCGTTCCTGGACACGTTGGAAACGTATGCGGATCATCCAGCCTTGGCTTCCAAAAAAGAGGACCAGTGGGTGACCGTGACATGGAGGCAATACTATGAGCAGTGCCGGGCAGCTGCTAAAAGTTTCCTCaag tTGGGGCTGGAGCGTTACCATGGTGTGGGGATTCTGGGATTCAACTCCCCCGAGTGGTTCATCTCGGACGTGGGCTGCATCTTTGCCGG GGGTTTAGCAACCGGCATTTACGCCACCAACTCGCCCGAAGCTTGTCAGTATGTGGCTGCCAACTGTGAGGCCAACATCCTGGTGGTGGAGGACCAGAAACAGCTCAACAAAATCCTGCAG GTTAAAGATCAACTACCTCATCTGAAAGCCATTGTCCAGTATAAAGGCGAGCTGCAGCAGAAAGCACCATTCCTGTATACA TGGGCAGAGTTCATGAAGCTGGGAGAGGACGTGCCCGAGGAGCAGCTGAATGCTGTGATTGACAGTCTTCGGGCCAACGAGTGCTGTACTCTGATCTATACCTCTGGAACCACTGGCAAACCTAAAGGAGTCATGTTGAGCCATGACAAT CTGATATGGACATCCCGTAGGGCAGCTACCGTGTTAAATATTTACTAcggagaggaggtggtggtcAGTTACCTGCCGCTCAGCCACGTAGCAGCCCAGATGTTTgacatgtggatgtgtgtttgtttcgCCGTGACCACCTACTTTGCAGAGCCAGATGCCCTCAAG GGCTCCTTAGTAAACACACTGAAAGAGGCTCGTCCCACTTGTTTCCTGGGGGTTCCTCGCGTGTGGGAGAAGATGCAGGAGAAGATGAAAGCTACCGGGGCCAAGGCATCCCCAATGAGGAGGAGTGTGGCGGCCTGGGCCAAGTCCATAGGCCTGCAGTACAACTACAGTGTCATGAACGG GGAGAATCTGGTGCCGTGGGGCTTCATGCTGGCTAATAACCTGGTCTTCAAGAAGGTGCGTGCTGCGCTGGGCTTAGACCGCTGTAAGTACTGCTTCACAGGCGCTGCCCCCATCACCAAAGAAACTTTGGAGTTCTTCATGAGCCTGAACATCCCGCTGTTGGAGCTATACGGCATGAGTGAGAGCTCCGGCCCACACAGCGTCCCCTGTAACAACGAATACCGCATCACAAG CTGTGGAAAGGTGATGCCAGGCTGCAAGACGAAGCTGGAGAACCCAGATAAGGATGGAAGTGGAGAGATATGTTTCTGGGGTCGGCACGTCTTTATGGGCTACCTGAACTCGCCTGACAAAACAGTGGAGGCTCTTGACGAGGACGGCTGGCTGCACTCTGGAGATCTGGGAAGACACGACCAGCACGACTTCCTGTACATCACAGGAAGGATCAAGG AGCTGATCATCACCGCCGGTGGAGAGAACATCCCTCCTGTCCCCATTGAAGACGCAGTGAAGTCCGAGGTGCCCATCATCAGCAACGCCATGTTGCTCGGAGACAAGCTCAAGTTCCTCTCCATGCTGCTCACCCTCAAA tgTGTCACGGACGACAACGGCGAGCCCACAGACGAGCTGAGCCCCGAGGCTTTGGCCTTCTGCCAGCAGCACAGCGTCACAGCAGCCAAGGTGTCGGAGATCATAGCCAATAAGGAGCCAGCTATCTACAAAGCCATTCAAGAGGGCATGGAGCGCGTCAACACCAGAGCAACATCCAACGCCCAGAAGATCCAGAAGTGGGTCATACTGGAGCGAGACTTCTCTGTCGGTGGAGGAGAACTGG GACCCACCATGAAACTGAGGAGGCCCATTGTTGTGAAGATGTACCAGGAGAAAATAAACGAAATATATGCAGTGGCCACGGGAAAACAGTAG
- the LOC122875834 gene encoding long-chain-fatty-acid--CoA ligase ACSBG2-like isoform X1: MNSKYKMSVQEYWIKSNGVAVMDGNTESIPAQKTLSDSTNLKTHSTLILNGEATTAELSATSASENQETHPSSNTEAPAKPARSPEPEGATEGLSPEEPKAVPLSTANATTTLAPADQLWSTSREKAVRLRMEGSGPASETPITIHQAFLDTLETYADHPALASKKEDQWVTVTWRQYYEQCRAAAKSFLKLGLERYHGVGILGFNSPEWFISDVGCIFAGGLATGIYATNSPEACQYVAANCEANILVVEDQKQLNKILQVKDQLPHLKAIVQYKGELQQKAPFLYTWAEFMKLGEDVPEEQLNAVIDSLRANECCTLIYTSGTTGKPKGVMLSHDNLIWTSRRAATVLNIYYGEEVVVSYLPLSHVAAQMFDMWMCVCFAVTTYFAEPDALKGSLVNTLKEARPTCFLGVPRVWEKMQEKMKATGAKASPMRRSVAAWAKSIGLQYNYSVMNGENLVPWGFMLANNLVFKKVRAALGLDRCKYCFTGAAPITKETLEFFMSLNIPLLELYGMSESSGPHSVPCNNEYRITSCGKVMPGCKTKLENPDKDGSGEICFWGRHVFMGYLNSPDKTVEALDEDGWLHSGDLGRHDQHDFLYITGRIKELIITAGGENIPPVPIEDAVKSEVPIISNAMLLGDKLKFLSMLLTLKCVTDDNGEPTDELSPEALAFCQQHSVTAAKVSEIIANKEPAIYKAIQEGMERVNTRATSNAQKIQKWVILERDFSVGGGELGPTMKLRRPIVVKMYQEKINEIYAVATGKQ, translated from the exons ATGAACAG CAAATACAAGATGAGTGTCCAAGAATACTGGATTAAGAGCAATGGTGTTGCAGTCATGGATGGTAATACTGAGAG CATCCCTGCTCAAAAGACTCTGTCAGACTCCACAAACTTAAAGACCCACTCCACTCTCATCCTCAACGGAGAGGCCACCACAGCTGAGCTCAGTGCAACATCAGCTTCAGAGAACCAGGAGACTCATCCCTCCAGTAACACCGAGGCACCGGCCAAACCTGCCAGATCCCCTGAGCCGGAGGGAGCTACTGAAGGACTTTCACCAG AAGAGCCCAAGGCAGTTCCCCTGTCGACTGCGAATGCAACAACAACTCTGGCCCCAGCTGACCAGCTATGGAGCACCAGCAGAGAGAAGGCAGTCAGGCTGAGAATGGAGGGCTCAGGCCCGGCTTCAGAGACTCCCATCACCATCCATCAGGCGTTCCTGGACACGTTGGAAACGTATGCGGATCATCCAGCCTTGGCTTCCAAAAAAGAGGACCAGTGGGTGACCGTGACATGGAGGCAATACTATGAGCAGTGCCGGGCAGCTGCTAAAAGTTTCCTCaag tTGGGGCTGGAGCGTTACCATGGTGTGGGGATTCTGGGATTCAACTCCCCCGAGTGGTTCATCTCGGACGTGGGCTGCATCTTTGCCGG GGGTTTAGCAACCGGCATTTACGCCACCAACTCGCCCGAAGCTTGTCAGTATGTGGCTGCCAACTGTGAGGCCAACATCCTGGTGGTGGAGGACCAGAAACAGCTCAACAAAATCCTGCAG GTTAAAGATCAACTACCTCATCTGAAAGCCATTGTCCAGTATAAAGGCGAGCTGCAGCAGAAAGCACCATTCCTGTATACA TGGGCAGAGTTCATGAAGCTGGGAGAGGACGTGCCCGAGGAGCAGCTGAATGCTGTGATTGACAGTCTTCGGGCCAACGAGTGCTGTACTCTGATCTATACCTCTGGAACCACTGGCAAACCTAAAGGAGTCATGTTGAGCCATGACAAT CTGATATGGACATCCCGTAGGGCAGCTACCGTGTTAAATATTTACTAcggagaggaggtggtggtcAGTTACCTGCCGCTCAGCCACGTAGCAGCCCAGATGTTTgacatgtggatgtgtgtttgtttcgCCGTGACCACCTACTTTGCAGAGCCAGATGCCCTCAAG GGCTCCTTAGTAAACACACTGAAAGAGGCTCGTCCCACTTGTTTCCTGGGGGTTCCTCGCGTGTGGGAGAAGATGCAGGAGAAGATGAAAGCTACCGGGGCCAAGGCATCCCCAATGAGGAGGAGTGTGGCGGCCTGGGCCAAGTCCATAGGCCTGCAGTACAACTACAGTGTCATGAACGG GGAGAATCTGGTGCCGTGGGGCTTCATGCTGGCTAATAACCTGGTCTTCAAGAAGGTGCGTGCTGCGCTGGGCTTAGACCGCTGTAAGTACTGCTTCACAGGCGCTGCCCCCATCACCAAAGAAACTTTGGAGTTCTTCATGAGCCTGAACATCCCGCTGTTGGAGCTATACGGCATGAGTGAGAGCTCCGGCCCACACAGCGTCCCCTGTAACAACGAATACCGCATCACAAG CTGTGGAAAGGTGATGCCAGGCTGCAAGACGAAGCTGGAGAACCCAGATAAGGATGGAAGTGGAGAGATATGTTTCTGGGGTCGGCACGTCTTTATGGGCTACCTGAACTCGCCTGACAAAACAGTGGAGGCTCTTGACGAGGACGGCTGGCTGCACTCTGGAGATCTGGGAAGACACGACCAGCACGACTTCCTGTACATCACAGGAAGGATCAAGG AGCTGATCATCACCGCCGGTGGAGAGAACATCCCTCCTGTCCCCATTGAAGACGCAGTGAAGTCCGAGGTGCCCATCATCAGCAACGCCATGTTGCTCGGAGACAAGCTCAAGTTCCTCTCCATGCTGCTCACCCTCAAA tgTGTCACGGACGACAACGGCGAGCCCACAGACGAGCTGAGCCCCGAGGCTTTGGCCTTCTGCCAGCAGCACAGCGTCACAGCAGCCAAGGTGTCGGAGATCATAGCCAATAAGGAGCCAGCTATCTACAAAGCCATTCAAGAGGGCATGGAGCGCGTCAACACCAGAGCAACATCCAACGCCCAGAAGATCCAGAAGTGGGTCATACTGGAGCGAGACTTCTCTGTCGGTGGAGGAGAACTGG GACCCACCATGAAACTGAGGAGGCCCATTGTTGTGAAGATGTACCAGGAGAAAATAAACGAAATATATGCAGTGGCCACGGGAAAACAGTAG
- the LOC122875823 gene encoding flavin reductase (NADPH)-like, translating to MKIAVLGATGQTGQFLVNQALQQGHTVTAIVRNPGKLTVHHDNLKVVEADIFSADSLKTHFKGQDVIMSCLGFPNSFFSAVTGYTLSMNAMISAMREAQVNRIITMTSWYTDPNSGTQSSYLIRFLLLPIIRSVLTNMHEMEQLLQKTEDINWTVVRPPGLKNLPASAQEFLTHDGYFVPDSSGLPAGSAVGRGDVARFMLSLLNTNAWVKKGVAMTTK from the exons ATGAAGATTGCCGTGCTGGGAGCCACTGGGCAGACTGGACAGTTTCTGGTCAACCAGGCGCTGCAGCAGGGTCACACCGTCACCGCCATCGTCAGGAACCCGGGAAAACTCACCGTGCATCATGACAATCTCAAG GTGGTTGAAGCTGATATTTTCTCGGCAGACAGTCTGAAGACTCATTTCAAAGGACAGGATGTGATCATGTCCTGCCTCGGCTTCCCCAACTCCTTCTTCTCGGCGGTGACGGGCTACACCCTGTCCATGAACGCTATGATCAGCGCCATGCGAGAAGCCCAGGTCAACAGGATCATCACCATGACCTCCTGGTACACTGACC cTAACTCTGGAACGCAGTCATCTTATCTCATCCGGTTCCTCCTGCTGCCGATTATCCGAAGCGTCCTCACCAACATGCATGAGATGGAGCAGCTTCTGCAGAAGACTGAGGACATCAACTGGACTGTGGTGCGCCCACCTGGTCTCAAGAACCTACCTGCCTCAG CTCAAGAGTTTCTGACCCATGATGGATACTTTGTGCCCGACAGCAGTGGTCTCCCTGCAGGCAGCGCAGTGGGGAGAGGAGACGTGGCTCGCTTCATGCTCTCTCTGCTCAACACCAACGCCTGGGTCAAGAAGGGAGTCGCCATGACTACCAaatga
- the LOC122875828 gene encoding uncharacterized protein LOC122875828 yields MGRTCCVVGCNVRSHDRRGRKIDNGLSFYCFPAWKQNEGSHVSDVTKRRQMAWISAVRRTDIHFADIPRSFKVCSRHFHSGKPAYEMDESHPDRAPTPHLGHCEVTATVSDRHGRRQHRHHLRESEGGGQSEQNNMNEDERDGVLEHAEAAEEEEYVDQAEAGAVEEEEYSEQTETDKSAAKRLRVEYQFCEQSSAELTRVLQENRELRSELNKLKMDEEFFRDNTEKVRYYTGLPCFAILLSMFATVKPFLPVSKKLSQFHNVSRRTLSATIADTIDVLYARLSPLLYWPERHCLQATMPH; encoded by the exons ATGGGAAGAACCTGCTGTGTTGTTGGATGTAATGTCCGTTCACACGATCGACGTGGGAGAAAAATAGACAACggtctttctttttattgttttccggCCTGGAAACAAAATGAAGGAAGTCATGTGTCTGATGTAACAAAGCGGAGACAGATGGCCTGGATATCCGCCGTAAGACGTACGGACATACATTTCGCAGACATCCCAAGATCATTTAAAGTGTGTTCCAGGCATTTTCATTCAG GTAAACCAGCATATGAGATGGACGAGTCTCATCCAGACCGGGCTCCAACCCCGCACCTGGGTCACTGTGAAGTCACAGCCACAGTGTCAGATCGGCATGGCCGCAGACAACATAGACACCATTTGAGAGAATCTGAGGGAGGAGGCCaaagtgaacaaaacaacatgaatgaagatgagagagatggagtCCTAGAACATGCAgaagctgcagaagaagaggaataTGTGGATCAAGCAGAGGCAGGAGCTGTGGAAGAGGAGGAATATAgtgaacagacagaaacagacaaatcaGCAGCTAAGAGACTTAGAGTAGAATACCAGTTCTGTGAGCAAAGCAGTGCAGAACTAACCCGTGTTTTGCAGGAAAATAGGGAGCTTAGGTCTGAGTTGAACAAGTTAAAGATGGATGAAGAATTTTTCAGAGATAATACAGAGAAGGTACGATATTATACAGGACTTCCATGTTTTGCAATTTTGTTGTCAATGTTTGCTACAGTTAAGCCCTTCCTGCCAGTTTCAAAGAAGCTGTCACAATTTCATAATGTGTCACGTAGAACTCTTTCCGCTACCATTGCCGACACCATCGATGTGCTGTATGCACGCCTTTCTCCCTTGTTGTACTGGCCTGAGAGACACTGTTTACAAGCCACAATGCCACATTAA
- the LOC122875834 gene encoding long-chain-fatty-acid--CoA ligase ACSBG2-like isoform X3: MSVQEYWIKSNGVAVMDGNTESIPAQKTLSDSTNLKTHSTLILNGEATTAELSATSASENQETHPSSNTEAPAKPARSPEPEGATEGLSPEEPKAVPLSTANATTTLAPADQLWSTSREKAVRLRMEGSGPASETPITIHQAFLDTLETYADHPALASKKEDQWVTVTWRQYYEQCRAAAKSFLKLGLERYHGVGILGFNSPEWFISDVGCIFAGGLATGIYATNSPEACQYVAANCEANILVVEDQKQLNKILQVKDQLPHLKAIVQYKGELQQKAPFLYTWAEFMKLGEDVPEEQLNAVIDSLRANECCTLIYTSGTTGKPKGVMLSHDNLIWTSRRAATVLNIYYGEEVVVSYLPLSHVAAQMFDMWMCVCFAVTTYFAEPDALKGSLVNTLKEARPTCFLGVPRVWEKMQEKMKATGAKASPMRRSVAAWAKSIGLQYNYSVMNGENLVPWGFMLANNLVFKKVRAALGLDRCKYCFTGAAPITKETLEFFMSLNIPLLELYGMSESSGPHSVPCNNEYRITSCGKVMPGCKTKLENPDKDGSGEICFWGRHVFMGYLNSPDKTVEALDEDGWLHSGDLGRHDQHDFLYITGRIKELIITAGGENIPPVPIEDAVKSEVPIISNAMLLGDKLKFLSMLLTLKCVTDDNGEPTDELSPEALAFCQQHSVTAAKVSEIIANKEPAIYKAIQEGMERVNTRATSNAQKIQKWVILERDFSVGGGELGPTMKLRRPIVVKMYQEKINEIYAVATGKQ; encoded by the exons ATGAGTGTCCAAGAATACTGGATTAAGAGCAATGGTGTTGCAGTCATGGATGGTAATACTGAGAG CATCCCTGCTCAAAAGACTCTGTCAGACTCCACAAACTTAAAGACCCACTCCACTCTCATCCTCAACGGAGAGGCCACCACAGCTGAGCTCAGTGCAACATCAGCTTCAGAGAACCAGGAGACTCATCCCTCCAGTAACACCGAGGCACCGGCCAAACCTGCCAGATCCCCTGAGCCGGAGGGAGCTACTGAAGGACTTTCACCAG AAGAGCCCAAGGCAGTTCCCCTGTCGACTGCGAATGCAACAACAACTCTGGCCCCAGCTGACCAGCTATGGAGCACCAGCAGAGAGAAGGCAGTCAGGCTGAGAATGGAGGGCTCAGGCCCGGCTTCAGAGACTCCCATCACCATCCATCAGGCGTTCCTGGACACGTTGGAAACGTATGCGGATCATCCAGCCTTGGCTTCCAAAAAAGAGGACCAGTGGGTGACCGTGACATGGAGGCAATACTATGAGCAGTGCCGGGCAGCTGCTAAAAGTTTCCTCaag tTGGGGCTGGAGCGTTACCATGGTGTGGGGATTCTGGGATTCAACTCCCCCGAGTGGTTCATCTCGGACGTGGGCTGCATCTTTGCCGG GGGTTTAGCAACCGGCATTTACGCCACCAACTCGCCCGAAGCTTGTCAGTATGTGGCTGCCAACTGTGAGGCCAACATCCTGGTGGTGGAGGACCAGAAACAGCTCAACAAAATCCTGCAG GTTAAAGATCAACTACCTCATCTGAAAGCCATTGTCCAGTATAAAGGCGAGCTGCAGCAGAAAGCACCATTCCTGTATACA TGGGCAGAGTTCATGAAGCTGGGAGAGGACGTGCCCGAGGAGCAGCTGAATGCTGTGATTGACAGTCTTCGGGCCAACGAGTGCTGTACTCTGATCTATACCTCTGGAACCACTGGCAAACCTAAAGGAGTCATGTTGAGCCATGACAAT CTGATATGGACATCCCGTAGGGCAGCTACCGTGTTAAATATTTACTAcggagaggaggtggtggtcAGTTACCTGCCGCTCAGCCACGTAGCAGCCCAGATGTTTgacatgtggatgtgtgtttgtttcgCCGTGACCACCTACTTTGCAGAGCCAGATGCCCTCAAG GGCTCCTTAGTAAACACACTGAAAGAGGCTCGTCCCACTTGTTTCCTGGGGGTTCCTCGCGTGTGGGAGAAGATGCAGGAGAAGATGAAAGCTACCGGGGCCAAGGCATCCCCAATGAGGAGGAGTGTGGCGGCCTGGGCCAAGTCCATAGGCCTGCAGTACAACTACAGTGTCATGAACGG GGAGAATCTGGTGCCGTGGGGCTTCATGCTGGCTAATAACCTGGTCTTCAAGAAGGTGCGTGCTGCGCTGGGCTTAGACCGCTGTAAGTACTGCTTCACAGGCGCTGCCCCCATCACCAAAGAAACTTTGGAGTTCTTCATGAGCCTGAACATCCCGCTGTTGGAGCTATACGGCATGAGTGAGAGCTCCGGCCCACACAGCGTCCCCTGTAACAACGAATACCGCATCACAAG CTGTGGAAAGGTGATGCCAGGCTGCAAGACGAAGCTGGAGAACCCAGATAAGGATGGAAGTGGAGAGATATGTTTCTGGGGTCGGCACGTCTTTATGGGCTACCTGAACTCGCCTGACAAAACAGTGGAGGCTCTTGACGAGGACGGCTGGCTGCACTCTGGAGATCTGGGAAGACACGACCAGCACGACTTCCTGTACATCACAGGAAGGATCAAGG AGCTGATCATCACCGCCGGTGGAGAGAACATCCCTCCTGTCCCCATTGAAGACGCAGTGAAGTCCGAGGTGCCCATCATCAGCAACGCCATGTTGCTCGGAGACAAGCTCAAGTTCCTCTCCATGCTGCTCACCCTCAAA tgTGTCACGGACGACAACGGCGAGCCCACAGACGAGCTGAGCCCCGAGGCTTTGGCCTTCTGCCAGCAGCACAGCGTCACAGCAGCCAAGGTGTCGGAGATCATAGCCAATAAGGAGCCAGCTATCTACAAAGCCATTCAAGAGGGCATGGAGCGCGTCAACACCAGAGCAACATCCAACGCCCAGAAGATCCAGAAGTGGGTCATACTGGAGCGAGACTTCTCTGTCGGTGGAGGAGAACTGG GACCCACCATGAAACTGAGGAGGCCCATTGTTGTGAAGATGTACCAGGAGAAAATAAACGAAATATATGCAGTGGCCACGGGAAAACAGTAG